The region TCTTCTTTGTAGTTTTTATTAATTTTTGGATTTAACCAATAATGAATCTGTTGTAGAACGATAGCTTCGTTAAGTCCTATTTTGGAAGCCAATGACGGTAAAACCATCAATGGAGGTTCGTTAATTAATAAATTGCTCATATCTTGCCCTTTTCAATAAACAAAAGTTTACGAATTGTTATTGATTTCTTGCGAGGATTGAGTATAATGAAGTATCAAATTGATTACACTCTTGCTCTACGCAAGAAATAAGAACCCAGATTTACTCTGGGTTTTTTATTTTCCTTTTACAATCATCTCAATTTTTTCCTTTTCTCTCTTCTCTAATAACAGAAGAGAAGCTTTTATAACCCAGCTAGATCTAGTTACATAAGATTTAGATGCATCCTCATCTATCCTATCGAGTATGTCTCTAGGAAGAGAAAGCTGCACTTTTACTTTTTCTGATTTGTGATCTATGTGTTGCTTAGTCATATATACCTACGTTTTACTATTATAATTACAAAGATAAACATAAAAATGGAGGTTGTCAAGCTTTGTGTTGACGTGTGTGGCCAAGTGTGTAAATTTACTCAGAATCCAGGCTTTTTATAATCATTGCCTCTATAAATTTAGTCATATTTATTCTTTTTTTCACGCAAGATAATTTAAATTCTTCATAGAGTTCATCAGGGATCCTGATGGTTAATTTTCTTAAATTAATGATCGGAGCTTCTTCATTTTTTTGTAGAGGCTTAAACTGTTCATCTGTTCCTCTTTTATCGCTCATGATCCAATCATCAACGTTTTTCATAGATTTAAAAGTAATTTTTTTTGCCATTTTATTTACCTCTCAAAATTTAAAATTTCTTCTCCTAGAGACATCATTTCTTCTTTTGCTTGTTTGTTTGTATCTTGCTCTAGAACAGTCTTCCCTTCTGCCGCAGTATCCGCATAAACGACGCGTTGATGGATAGCCGTTTTCAAGCAAGGTATACTATATTGTGCTAAAGCATCTTGAACATCCCTACCAATAGCGGTTCCATGAATTTTTCTATTGATTAAGAAGGCCGGTTTTATTTTTTTTATCTCAGAAAGTGGGACTGCTACTTCTTTTATGAGGTTAATAATTTCTTCTGCAGCCCAAACATCATATGGAGATGGTTGAACAGGAATTACCACTAAATCACTTGCAACTATAGCTGATCTAGCAACTGCATA is a window of Alphaproteobacteria bacterium DNA encoding:
- the parA gene encoding ParA family partition ATPase, with protein sequence MIISFLNQKGGVGKTTLAINVAGYLASKGLKILVIDADEQRSSLNWARMREIDPIFTTVGMPEPILHKDGVTLAKEYDHVIIDGPPRVYAVARSAIVASDLVVIPVQPSPYDVWAAEEIINLIKEVAVPLSEIKKIKPAFLINRKIHGTAIGRDVQDALAQYSIPCLKTAIHQRVVYADTAAEGKTVLEQDTNKQAKEEMMSLGEEILNFER